A single Anopheles arabiensis isolate DONGOLA chromosome 2, AaraD3, whole genome shotgun sequence DNA region contains:
- the LOC120894710 gene encoding protein fem-1 homolog B yields the protein MTKESEDLEREKETLRERAMMRVYYAAKEGFCTQLLALLSEIKDEEERRAIVNQEFYEDDHQVYTPLIVATLNGHLEVVHILLELAEPDLEKEGCVKVHGELTDGATALWVAAGVGRRNIVKMLLQHGAQVDHCTKKGSTPLRAACFEGRLDVIQYLIEHGANVCTANMYNNTCVMIAAYKNYTDVLQYLLEKGAKVNEQAQCGASALYYAAECGHVEVCEILLDNGAVLSRNTFGLTPALAAAERTREAVVQVFLQRPGLLTKVERIEVMELLGASYANDKDNYSLVKAFHYLLSAMELRYEDPDNIIRKPFFEPVPAYEHWVECQTLQDLLAIRYNHNSLHMESLTIRERILGQNPEVAHAIVFRGAICADNGRFDRCESLWLHALRLRQQNGLQVQRDLLRFVQLFSQEYSINETIRFDSVIAVLGACVDELRYNQQKMANPGPREDLEAVADNYEMNIVTVLYLITIITKLLRKEQFVRTEEQTLQMYQMVYQLNLMMVRLRDDQTLLHLAVNGVTPVDDFHTDDVCRFPCADTVRLLLKCGASVDVVDNDRNTPLHTLTSTLQSAVLRMPDANVKTVVKEITEMLIEAGIHLDAVNADGLKASQVCVQSCVAAFIKSYETRAINLRCLAARVIAQHRIPYRKLIPRQLEAFVQLHCTPKS from the exons ACCAGGTGTATACGCCACTGATCGTGGCGACGCTGAACGGCCACCTGGAGGTGGTGCACATCCTGCTCGAGCTGGCCGAACCGGACCTCGAGAAGGAGGGCTGCGTGAAGGTGCACGGCGAGCTGACCGATGGTGCCACCGCACTGTGGGTAgcggccggcgttggccgccGTAACATCGTCAAGATGCTGCTCCAGCACGGTGCGCAGGTCGATCACTGTACGAAGAAGGGCTCGACGCCGCTGCGGGCCGCTTGCTTCGAGGGGCGGTTGGATGTGATCCAGTATTTGATCGAGCACGGTGCGAACGTTTGTACGGCGAACATGTACAACAATACGTGTGTGATGATTGCGGCGTACAAGAACTACACCGACGTGCTGCAGTATCTGCTCGAGAAGGGAGCGAAGGTGAACGAGCAGGCTCAGTGCGGTGCATCGGCCCTTTACTATGCGGCCGAATGTGGCCACGTGGAGGTGTGTGAGATACTGCTGGACAATGGGGCGGTACTGTCGCGGAACACGTTCGGGTTGACGCCGGCACTGGCAGCTGCCGAGCGAACGCGCGAGGCGGTGGTACAGGTGTTTCTGCAGCGTCCCGGGCTGCTCACCAAGGTGGAGCGTATCGAGGTGATGGAGCTGCTCGGTGCGTCGTACGCGAACGATAAGGATAACTACAGCTTGGTGAAAGCCTTCCACTATCTGCTTTCGGCAATGGAGCTTAG ATACGAAGATCCGGACAACATCATCCGCAAGCCATTCTTTGAGCCCGTTCCCGCCTACGAGCACTGGGTCGAGTGTCAGACGCTGCAGGATCTGCTCGCCATCCGCTACAATCACAACTCGCTGCACATGGAATCGCTTACGATCCGTGAGCGCATTCTCGGCCAAAATCCGGAGGTAGCACACGCCATCGTCTTCCGCGGCGCAATCTGTGCCGACAATGGGCGGTTCGATCGGTGTGAAAGCCTCTGGCTGCATGCGCTTCGTCTGCGCCAACAGAACGGGCTGCAGGTGCAGCGTGATCTGCTCCGCTTCGTGCAACTGTTCTCGCAAGAGTATTCGATCAACGAAACGATACGATTCGACAGTGTGATCGCGGTGCTCGGTGCGTGTGTCGACGAGCTGCGCTACAATCAGCAAAAGATGGCCAACCCTGGACCGCGGGAAGATCTGGAAGCGGTGGCAGATAATTATGAGATGAATATCGTGACGGTGCTGTACCTGATTACGATCATTACGAAGCTGCTGCGCAAGGAGCAGTTCGTGCGGACGGAGGAGCAGACGCTGCAGATGTACCAGATGGTGTACCAGCTGAACTTGATGATGGTGCGCTTGAGGGATGACCAAACGTTGCTGCATCTGGCGGTGAACGGTGTAACGCCGGTGGATGACTTTCACACTGATGACGTTTGCAG ATTCCCCTGTGCGGACACTGTTAGGCTGCTGCTGAAATGTGGTGCTTCTGTCGATGTGGTCGACAATGATCGAAATACGCCTTTACACACGCTAACTTCAACT CTACAATCGGCTGTGCTGCGTATGCCGGACGCGAATGTAAAAACGGTAGTGAAAGAAATCACGGAAATGTTAATAGAAGCTGGCATTCATCTCGATGCGGTTAACGCGGACGGTTTGAAAGCATCgcaagtgtgtgtgcaaa GCTGTGTTGCCGCGTTCATCAAAAGCTACGAAACACGTGCCATCAATCTGCGCTGCCTTGCGGCACGAGTGATCGCGCAGCATCGGATCCCGTACCGGAAGCTAATACCGCGCCAGCTGGAAGCCTTTGTACAGCTGCACTGTACACCGAAAAGCTAG